Part of the Planctomycetia bacterium genome is shown below.
GGATCCGGAGCAAACCGTGGAAGTGGACGGCGTGTCCGTGCAATTCTGCTGCGAAAACTGCAAGGCGAAAGCCGAGAAGGACAAGGACGCGTTGGCGTTGATCTTCGCCGACATCGAGAAGGGCTTCACGATGCAGAACCTCTGCCCCGTGAGCGGCGCGGCCATTAAGGCCGACAAGGTCGTCGAACATGACGGCAAGAAGGTCTACTTCTGCTGCGAGAATTGCCCGAAGGCGTTCGAAAAGGACCCGGGCAAGTATCTCTCGAAGTTGCCGCAATTCGCCGAAAAGAAGTAGTTCGGTAGTTGCTTGACATGTTGCAAATCACGGGGGCGCCGACACGAGCCGGCCGCCCCCGTGTTCGTTTCCCGGCTTACTTGCAGTCACACGGCCGCGCGCTTAGACTCGGTTCGTTGCTCATGATTTTATCGCGCGTAGATCGTCCCCACTGGAGAACTCCCATGTCGCGCCTGCTGGTTGCTTGCCTGATTGGTTTGACGGGTTTGGGTTCAAACGCGGTAACTGTCCTGGCCGCCGAGGCAGATGACGACGGTTTCGTCTCCATCTTCGACGGCAAGTCGCTCGACGGTTGGCATAAGAATCCGGAGCGGATCGGCCACGGCACCGGCGGCAACTGGGTGGTCGAGGGCGGCGAGATCGTTGGCGAGCAAGACCCGCCAGGCAGCGGTAATGGCGGCATTCTGCTCACGGACAAGAAGTATCGCGACTTCGAACTGTTGATCGACATGAAGCCGGACTGGGGCGTCGACAGCGGGCTGTTCGTGCGCGGCAACGATCGCGGGCAGTGCTTTCAAATGATGGTCGACTACCACGAGGCGGGCAATGTCGGCCACATCTACGGCGAAGGGACCGGCGGATTCAACAACCGGCCGTTCGAGATCTTCGGCGAATATGACGGCGACAAAAAGCTCAAGACGCTGACGACGAAGCCGAACGGCTTCACATCGCAGGGTTTCTCCTGTTCGGGCGAGGAGTGGGTTAAAGCCTGGAAAGTGAACGATTGGAACACCGCCCGGGTGCGCGTCGTGGGCAATCCGCCCCAGATTACGACCTGGATCAACGACCAGAAAATCAGCGAATTCGACGGCAATACGTATGAGCAGCAAGGTTACGACAAGGGCAAAGTCGCCGAAGAACTTGGCGATGAAGGAAGCATCGCCGTCCAGGTCCATGGCGGCCAAGGCGCATGGCCCACAGGGGCGAAGTGCCGCTGGAAGAACATCCGCGTTAAACCACTGTAGGACCAGTAGGACGGCGGCAATTCTTGTCGCGCACCACAAGCCGGAATACGATTCATGTCGTCGCCTGATCGAAGAAGCTTCCTTGACTCTCCCTCATGACTGATTTGATTGTCAAGTCGATGGATGATGCGCTGCTCGCCAAGCGTGAGCAGTTGCTGGCGCTTGTTGCCGGTTATCGGCGCTGTGCCGTGGCCTATTCCGGCGGCGTCGATAGCGCCGTGGTCTGCCAGGCGGCGTTTCTCGCGTTGGGCGACGAGGCCGTGGCAGTGACGGCAAATAGCGAAAGCCTCGCCAGCGGCGAGCTTGAAGCTGCGCAGGAAGTCGCACGGCAAATCGGTATCCGGCACGTGGTAATGCGGACCAACGAGTTGGCGAACCCGCTGTATGTGCGGAACGCGCCGGATCGTTGCTACCACTGTAAGGCCGAGCTCTACCAGGAATTGGAAGCGTTCGTGGAGGATTGGCCCGGAGCGGTCATGGCCAATGGCGCGAACGCGGACGACCAGGGGGATTATCGGCCCGGTATGACGGCCGCGGCGGAACGCCAAGTTCGGAGCCCACTGCTGGAATGCGGGATCAACAAGCAAGAGGTACGGCAGCTTGCCGAGGCGTGGGGACTGCCGGTGTGGGATAAACCGGCGAGCCCGTGTTTGTCGAGCAGACTGGCATACGGCGAAGAGGTCACGCCGGATCGGTTGCGGGCGATTGACCTAGCGGAGCAAAAGCTACGCGGACTCGGTTTGCTCCAAGTCCGCGTGCGTTATCATCGAGGCGACTTAGCTCGGATCGAAGTGCCCGCGGAAGCCATCGCTCGCTTAGC
Proteins encoded:
- the larE gene encoding ATP-dependent sacrificial sulfur transferase LarE; protein product: MTDLIVKSMDDALLAKREQLLALVAGYRRCAVAYSGGVDSAVVCQAAFLALGDEAVAVTANSESLASGELEAAQEVARQIGIRHVVMRTNELANPLYVRNAPDRCYHCKAELYQELEAFVEDWPGAVMANGANADDQGDYRPGMTAAAERQVRSPLLECGINKQEVRQLAEAWGLPVWDKPASPCLSSRLAYGEEVTPDRLRAIDLAEQKLRGLGLLQVRVRYHRGDLARIEVPAEAIARLADPSVRDSLVSELRLLGFKYVTLDLAGFASGSMNAVLPVESLVLHRA
- a CDS encoding DUF1080 domain-containing protein is translated as MSRLLVACLIGLTGLGSNAVTVLAAEADDDGFVSIFDGKSLDGWHKNPERIGHGTGGNWVVEGGEIVGEQDPPGSGNGGILLTDKKYRDFELLIDMKPDWGVDSGLFVRGNDRGQCFQMMVDYHEAGNVGHIYGEGTGGFNNRPFEIFGEYDGDKKLKTLTTKPNGFTSQGFSCSGEEWVKAWKVNDWNTARVRVVGNPPQITTWINDQKISEFDGNTYEQQGYDKGKVAEELGDEGSIAVQVHGGQGAWPTGAKCRWKNIRVKPL